Proteins found in one Bremerella volcania genomic segment:
- a CDS encoding type II toxin-antitoxin system RelE/ParE family toxin — protein sequence MSRRAKAKITFTQQAADDLNEIYEYSIERWSKRTADKYISDIDAAVQRIQDNPDLLVELPDLHVALRFYHLNKHILICDVDGTSIVVLTVASTYRDIPRLLAYLQPRLGQEVDILHKRARHPKRTK from the coding sequence GTGAGCCGACGGGCAAAAGCAAAGATCACTTTTACGCAGCAGGCGGCAGACGACCTGAACGAAATTTACGAATACTCCATTGAGAGATGGAGCAAACGAACGGCCGACAAATACATCTCCGATATTGACGCGGCCGTTCAACGCATCCAAGACAACCCGGACCTGCTTGTCGAACTACCTGATCTTCACGTAGCACTACGGTTCTACCACCTCAACAAGCACATCTTAATCTGTGACGTGGACGGTACATCAATCGTTGTGCTAACGGTCGCTTCGACTTATCGTGACATCCCTAGATTGTTGGCATATCTACAGCCGAGACTTGGTCAGGAAGTAGACATCTTGCATAAGCGTGCTCGGCATCCGAAACGTACGAAGTAA
- the bioA gene encoding adenosylmethionine--8-amino-7-oxononanoate transaminase, protein MTPTSQQLHDWDKHYVWHAFTQMACYEPLIIESAEGCELIDTEGRRLIDGVSSMWCNVHGHRHPTIDAAIQTQLGKVAHVTNLGCSNSTTIQLAKRLAELTPADLDHVFFCSDGASALEVAIKLAFQYWHQCKNPKPQKTSYIGFEDAYHGDTIGTISVGGVDRFNAVFQPLMFPVHRLPIPDRRVPNKETSCQHHLQMLEETLAKHHESIAAVVIEPLVLGAAGMIMQPAGYLRGVRDLTQKYDVLMIADEVAVGMGRTGTMFGCQQEDVVPDILCLGKGLSGGYLPMSAAIATTEIWNAYLGDFAAAKQLCHGHTFGGNPLSAAAAMATLDVFEQEDTLAQLPAKIQRIAQHLSRLAEHPHVGDARQYGMIAAVELVKNHETGEHFPWTERHGHQVCQYALQHGLWIRPLGDVIVIMPPLAVSMEQIDTMCEVIARAVDHVTLSKASRP, encoded by the coding sequence ATGACTCCGACCTCGCAGCAGCTACACGACTGGGACAAGCACTACGTCTGGCATGCCTTCACGCAGATGGCATGTTACGAGCCGCTGATCATCGAATCGGCAGAAGGGTGCGAGTTGATCGATACCGAAGGGCGCCGCCTGATCGATGGGGTCAGCAGCATGTGGTGCAATGTCCATGGGCATCGGCATCCGACGATTGACGCTGCAATTCAAACGCAATTGGGTAAGGTGGCGCACGTCACGAACCTTGGATGCTCCAACAGCACCACCATCCAGTTGGCCAAGCGTCTGGCAGAACTAACCCCGGCCGATCTGGATCACGTCTTCTTCTGCAGCGACGGAGCTTCGGCCCTGGAAGTCGCCATCAAGCTGGCCTTTCAATACTGGCATCAGTGTAAGAATCCGAAGCCTCAAAAGACGTCCTACATCGGATTCGAGGACGCCTATCACGGCGACACGATTGGCACGATCAGCGTCGGTGGCGTCGATCGATTCAACGCGGTGTTCCAACCGCTCATGTTTCCCGTTCATCGGCTCCCGATTCCCGATCGCCGCGTGCCGAACAAGGAGACAAGTTGTCAGCATCACTTGCAGATGCTGGAAGAAACGTTGGCCAAGCATCACGAATCGATCGCGGCGGTGGTGATCGAACCGCTGGTCCTCGGAGCGGCAGGCATGATCATGCAGCCGGCAGGTTACCTCAGGGGCGTGCGCGACCTGACGCAAAAGTACGACGTACTGATGATTGCCGATGAAGTGGCGGTCGGCATGGGACGTACCGGAACGATGTTCGGCTGCCAGCAAGAGGACGTCGTGCCCGATATCCTGTGCCTCGGAAAAGGCCTCTCCGGCGGCTACCTTCCCATGAGCGCCGCGATCGCCACGACCGAGATTTGGAATGCGTACCTGGGTGACTTTGCCGCGGCCAAACAGTTGTGCCATGGCCATACCTTCGGTGGTAATCCGTTAAGTGCCGCGGCGGCGATGGCGACCCTGGATGTCTTTGAGCAGGAAGATACGCTGGCACAACTTCCTGCTAAAATCCAGCGCATCGCGCAGCACTTGAGTCGACTCGCCGAGCATCCTCATGTCGGCGATGCGCGGCAGTACGGAATGATCGCGGCGGTCGAACTGGTCAAGAACCACGAGACCGGCGAGCATTTTCCCTGGACCGAGCGACACGGCCACCAAGTTTGCCAATATGCCCTGCAACATGGGCTGTGGATTCGTCCGCTGGGCGACGTGATCGTGATCATGCCACCCCTCGCCGTTTCCATGGAGCAAATCGATACCATGTGCGAAGTCATCGCCCGCGCAGTCGATCACGTCACTTTGAGTAAAGCGTCTCGGCCATGA
- a CDS encoding helix-turn-helix domain-containing protein: MADYLPLSEFAAKLGVSEDTIQDLRERGKVRAFRDGSSWKFKEDELEKARGILAEEDLGGGDSESQEFELSGVTDSDEGSSGSMDSILISDTGEGGDSGSSHIIGQDSDSSLSLDSDIGFDEASSSSVDPAGESNLSSLSLGEGSDILEGSSINKPRDEDNFSLQDDDEELTLNDEGSDVNIDLGGEPADPEGTGSGLSLGLEDESLDLGTSGIGLEDNDSSGELTLDIEDDEDSSMDLLGSDSELGLADEPAAKGESGGSEISLVDDDSGVGLAAEADDDDFSLSTGDSGLELISADEAEVVADSTDDDEISEAVAGGAAEDDFLLTPVEGDLEDDDSGSQVIALDSDSMSSESGLFGSATLEGGDFGGLGESDGLEADDSVMAGTGTMATAAPVAAAPSEVPYSFMNVLSLGFTALLLLVCGLMVTDLMWNMWSFSEPYSLTSTLMDGILNLLPS; this comes from the coding sequence ATGGCCGACTATCTTCCGCTTTCTGAATTCGCCGCCAAGCTAGGCGTATCTGAAGACACGATTCAAGATCTGCGCGAGCGCGGCAAGGTGCGTGCCTTCCGCGATGGATCGAGCTGGAAGTTCAAGGAAGACGAACTCGAAAAAGCCCGTGGCATCCTGGCCGAGGAAGATCTCGGCGGAGGAGACAGCGAGAGTCAGGAATTCGAGCTTAGCGGCGTCACTGATTCGGACGAAGGTTCGTCCGGCTCGATGGACAGCATTCTGATTTCCGATACCGGCGAAGGTGGCGACAGCGGTTCGTCCCACATCATCGGCCAAGACTCGGACAGTTCGTTGAGCCTGGATAGCGATATCGGCTTTGACGAGGCATCGAGCAGCAGCGTTGACCCTGCCGGCGAATCGAATCTGAGCAGTTTGAGCCTCGGCGAAGGTTCCGACATCCTCGAAGGGTCGTCGATTAACAAGCCACGCGACGAAGACAACTTCAGCCTGCAAGATGATGACGAAGAATTGACGCTCAACGACGAGGGGAGCGACGTGAACATCGACCTGGGCGGTGAACCGGCCGATCCCGAAGGGACAGGCAGCGGCTTGAGCCTGGGGCTGGAAGACGAATCGCTGGATCTTGGTACCAGCGGTATCGGCTTGGAAGATAACGACAGTAGCGGTGAACTGACGCTCGATATCGAAGATGACGAGGACAGCAGCATGGATCTGCTGGGCTCGGATAGCGAACTTGGCCTGGCCGACGAACCAGCCGCAAAGGGTGAAAGCGGCGGGAGCGAAATCAGCCTGGTCGATGACGACAGCGGTGTTGGCCTGGCCGCCGAAGCCGATGACGACGACTTCTCGCTTTCGACGGGCGATAGCGGTCTGGAACTGATCAGCGCCGACGAAGCGGAAGTGGTTGCCGACAGCACGGACGATGACGAGATCAGCGAAGCAGTCGCCGGCGGTGCCGCGGAAGACGACTTCCTGCTGACGCCTGTCGAGGGGGATTTGGAAGACGACGATAGCGGGTCGCAGGTGATTGCGTTGGACTCGGATTCGATGTCTTCGGAATCAGGCCTGTTCGGAAGCGCGACCCTGGAAGGGGGCGACTTCGGCGGCTTGGGTGAGAGCGATGGTCTGGAAGCCGACGATTCGGTAATGGCCGGTACAGGGACAATGGCCACGGCCGCTCCTGTGGCAGCAGCACCTTCCGAGGTGCCCTACTCGTTCATGAATGTCCTCAGTCTCGGATTTACCGCACTACTGCTGTTGGTATGCGGGCTGATGGTGACCGACCTGATGTGGAACATGTGGAGCTTCAGTGAACCCTATTCCCTCACAAGTACGCTGATGGACGGCATTTTGAATCTGCTACCTTCGTAG
- a CDS encoding coiled-coil domain-containing protein — translation MSRRRSARHTVEISLFPFLAVLICTMGALIVLFVVMVLQARTEAVAVELPTLSVPAPAEPELPAPAPEPEPVEDYTEQMKELEQLRIARLKQLEDARLQLSGLEDHSHRLTEKIRKLRGDIAVLEGETDNVTGSADDFETQKQRLNQQIAEAQAELEKVRKEIEGRKPAYALVPYDGQSGTRRQPIYIECTADRVIIQPEGIGLTGNDFQEPLGPGNPLAASLRTIREYRQSQGVPGQGNPYPLLIVRPGGAESYAAAREALNGWDDEFGYELVDDDTQLAYPPADRFLAKRLIETVELARRRKIALIMAAPKKYGRVEDQYLAATRNGGFQAVGGGGDEEAFLENRFVERGNGTSEMPAETYGGSGQMGTGRATSPVDGTQPMPGQQQTGPGFYPQQAPPEQRTGEGKHGAQYAQPNGPDMKDASGGTGGNRSSSKPIAATRGGNWALPSAGPKNTAITRPVTLVVSGAQMTLVQERGVLGPAETVPVNGDMEAAVDKLVRLIHTRIDSWGMAGRNFYWKPILQVTVEPGGEPVVRQLETLLYGSGIEVNRK, via the coding sequence GTGAGTCGACGTCGTTCAGCACGACATACGGTCGAGATCTCGCTGTTCCCCTTCCTGGCCGTGTTGATCTGCACCATGGGAGCCTTGATTGTGCTCTTCGTGGTGATGGTCCTTCAGGCTCGCACGGAAGCGGTGGCGGTCGAGTTGCCGACACTCTCGGTGCCTGCTCCCGCAGAGCCGGAGCTTCCTGCGCCTGCACCGGAACCGGAGCCGGTGGAAGACTACACCGAGCAGATGAAAGAACTCGAGCAGCTGCGCATCGCACGGCTCAAGCAGTTGGAAGATGCTCGCTTGCAGCTCTCTGGACTGGAAGACCATAGCCACCGGCTGACCGAGAAGATCCGCAAATTGCGGGGCGACATCGCCGTGCTGGAAGGGGAAACCGATAACGTCACCGGAAGTGCCGATGACTTTGAAACCCAGAAGCAGCGTTTGAATCAGCAGATCGCCGAAGCCCAGGCCGAATTGGAGAAGGTTCGCAAAGAGATCGAGGGACGCAAGCCAGCCTATGCCTTGGTTCCTTACGACGGACAGAGCGGAACCCGCCGCCAACCCATCTATATCGAATGCACGGCCGATCGCGTGATCATCCAACCGGAAGGGATCGGCTTGACCGGCAACGACTTCCAGGAACCACTCGGCCCTGGGAACCCATTGGCCGCATCACTGCGGACGATTCGCGAATACCGTCAATCGCAAGGCGTGCCTGGGCAAGGCAATCCTTATCCCCTGCTGATCGTGCGTCCCGGCGGTGCCGAATCGTATGCCGCCGCGCGCGAAGCGTTGAATGGCTGGGACGACGAGTTCGGTTATGAACTGGTCGACGACGATACCCAGCTCGCCTATCCGCCTGCCGATCGCTTTCTGGCCAAGCGTTTGATCGAAACGGTCGAATTGGCTCGACGTCGCAAAATCGCGTTGATCATGGCCGCACCCAAGAAGTACGGCCGGGTCGAAGATCAGTATCTGGCGGCGACACGCAACGGTGGATTCCAAGCCGTCGGTGGTGGCGGTGACGAAGAGGCTTTCCTCGAGAATCGCTTCGTCGAACGTGGCAACGGCACAAGCGAAATGCCAGCGGAAACGTATGGAGGTTCGGGACAAATGGGAACCGGCCGCGCGACCAGTCCGGTCGATGGCACGCAGCCGATGCCTGGCCAACAACAAACCGGCCCCGGCTTCTATCCTCAGCAAGCTCCACCGGAACAGCGCACCGGTGAAGGCAAGCATGGCGCTCAGTACGCTCAGCCCAACGGTCCCGATATGAAGGACGCTTCCGGCGGAACAGGCGGCAACCGCTCGTCTTCCAAGCCAATCGCGGCGACACGTGGTGGGAACTGGGCCTTACCTTCGGCAGGTCCGAAAAACACGGCCATTACACGACCGGTCACGCTGGTCGTGAGCGGAGCGCAAATGACGTTGGTCCAAGAACGGGGTGTGCTTGGCCCCGCGGAAACGGTCCCGGTCAACGGAGACATGGAAGCGGCTGTCGACAAGCTGGTTCGCTTGATTCACACACGCATCGACAGCTGGGGTATGGCCGGCCGCAACTTCTATTGGAAGCCCATCCTACAAGTCACCGTCGAGCCAGGCGGCGAGCCGGTGGTGCGACAGTTGGAAACGCTCTTGTACGGTTCCGGGATCGAGGTGAATCGCAAGTGA
- a CDS encoding cytochrome c biogenesis protein: MNSGIFRTTWTFALVLCGMHIAAGSGRADEAFPDDIWREIPVYHHGRVKPMDGYARQVVQKITEYNKSKPKFNLTDYYTAEELQKPEFKDALEIFPDGELRKFTPSELVYEWTVRPEKWERVPFIYLGREDVREELGFPINGHNSMKLNFVSPHDIATSQKLREYLKDMEKRRQEQAAKGDLEETAMDAHIWRELLFRYAVFREVSLDPRQDVVSTNPLPSPGERDRFIGQVYAAGKILFGDPNSGEERTLNSQLQTLQQFGGEHPLSVASKRLIDSYRDLHELSSAAYMEPMSVLNSPADEPLKPEFAPTPEETEPVVQEFQAAAKSLGDILEEQRDNVNDSITLTDEEYNNIKPMFQSMLVRVRQLEHNALEIHLALYENANAAALTASTSMDRGGNHLQIVPSLNPYALSKSRDPSDLSQPWLGLTTVLYGSDAVLAGYDMGLINAVRSNWNAAKDAYLSGGDVRPAMQKLAESLQRLGDQDTQQRVAVIEETIGSNEKDSGILAYTAYPAANSYRIATEVRYNTMDPFMYAWVFTFIATIGFALAFAVMRKPMFWMGMVFLIFGLIWSTYGFYMRVVVTGWAPVTNMYETVIFVPWVVCSLGLMFLVLPLIDRGRLAAWRATAAPFTWEQSQLEPGQKQMFSTGVWSVMNWVSLLIRVPLMLAMIQFMTMRPVYDGNRPIINLTDFGEQMAAHGVIYASIFLFVKLLVLGLSVWYIPRLLIATVALPFFCGYDWSIDTQLNDKFEKTYHRNYYGLAASACGTFLLCVASIAPIVDTGSSRVLNTEFSPLQPVLRSNVWLTIHVLTIVASYGAGILAWGLGWLALGYYMFGRYRAPVVASPLNAGLAPAHSHSPQMSYRPPEECFTLGQHCYRAIQVAVLLLATGTILGGIWADVSWGRFWGWDPKEVWALVTLLIYVAILHARFAGWFNNFGLVVGTIIGFSAIVGSWYGVNFLLPLFKGGDAVGLHSYGSGGKGSEIMVMGFVAANWVALGFVALRFQLSKLSVVDENEVEEVVIKDDLTNESEASEEEDLVDTK; encoded by the coding sequence ATGAACAGCGGAATTTTTCGCACGACTTGGACCTTCGCACTGGTACTGTGTGGCATGCACATCGCTGCAGGCAGCGGCCGTGCGGACGAGGCCTTCCCCGACGATATCTGGCGCGAGATCCCCGTTTATCACCACGGACGCGTCAAGCCGATGGATGGCTACGCGCGGCAGGTGGTGCAAAAGATCACCGAGTACAACAAGTCGAAGCCCAAGTTCAACCTGACCGACTATTACACCGCCGAAGAACTTCAGAAGCCCGAGTTCAAGGACGCGCTCGAGATCTTCCCCGATGGCGAGTTGCGTAAGTTCACGCCAAGCGAACTGGTGTACGAGTGGACCGTGCGTCCTGAAAAGTGGGAACGCGTTCCCTTTATCTATCTTGGTCGTGAAGACGTGCGGGAAGAACTCGGTTTTCCGATCAACGGCCACAACAGCATGAAGCTGAACTTCGTCTCGCCGCATGACATCGCGACGTCCCAAAAGTTGCGCGAGTACCTGAAGGATATGGAAAAACGCCGTCAGGAACAGGCCGCCAAGGGGGACTTGGAAGAGACCGCCATGGATGCCCATATCTGGCGCGAGCTGCTGTTCCGGTATGCCGTCTTCCGCGAGGTGTCGCTCGACCCACGCCAGGACGTCGTTTCGACCAATCCACTACCCTCACCAGGCGAGCGAGATCGTTTCATCGGGCAGGTCTATGCCGCTGGTAAAATCCTGTTTGGCGATCCGAACTCAGGCGAGGAACGCACGCTCAACAGCCAATTGCAAACCCTGCAGCAGTTTGGCGGTGAGCATCCTCTAAGCGTCGCCTCGAAGCGATTGATCGATTCGTATCGCGACCTGCACGAGTTGTCGTCGGCTGCCTACATGGAACCGATGTCGGTCCTGAACTCGCCGGCTGATGAACCACTCAAACCAGAATTCGCTCCGACCCCGGAAGAGACTGAACCTGTCGTGCAAGAGTTCCAGGCCGCGGCCAAGTCCTTGGGGGACATCCTGGAAGAACAGCGGGACAACGTCAACGACAGCATCACGCTCACCGACGAAGAGTACAACAACATCAAGCCGATGTTTCAGTCGATGCTGGTTCGCGTTCGTCAGTTAGAGCACAACGCGCTCGAGATCCATCTGGCACTGTACGAGAATGCCAACGCGGCTGCTTTGACGGCATCGACGTCGATGGATCGCGGCGGCAATCACTTGCAGATCGTTCCTTCGCTCAATCCGTACGCCCTCAGCAAGTCGCGTGATCCGAGCGATCTCTCGCAGCCGTGGCTTGGTTTGACGACCGTTCTCTACGGTTCGGACGCCGTGCTGGCCGGTTACGACATGGGGTTGATCAATGCCGTGCGTTCCAACTGGAATGCCGCCAAAGATGCCTACCTGAGTGGCGGGGACGTTCGCCCAGCGATGCAAAAGCTGGCCGAGAGCCTGCAGCGTCTGGGGGATCAGGATACGCAGCAGCGCGTGGCCGTGATCGAAGAGACGATCGGTAGCAACGAGAAAGATTCCGGCATTCTGGCCTACACCGCTTACCCGGCGGCCAATAGTTACCGGATTGCTACCGAGGTCCGTTACAACACGATGGACCCGTTCATGTATGCCTGGGTTTTCACGTTCATTGCGACGATCGGCTTCGCATTGGCCTTTGCCGTCATGCGGAAACCGATGTTCTGGATGGGAATGGTGTTCCTGATCTTTGGTTTGATCTGGTCGACCTACGGCTTCTATATGCGAGTGGTCGTGACCGGCTGGGCTCCCGTGACCAACATGTACGAAACGGTGATTTTCGTGCCGTGGGTTGTGTGTAGCCTGGGACTGATGTTCCTGGTGCTGCCCCTGATCGATCGCGGTCGCTTAGCGGCCTGGCGTGCGACAGCCGCCCCATTTACTTGGGAACAGTCGCAACTGGAACCAGGCCAGAAACAAATGTTCTCGACCGGCGTGTGGAGCGTGATGAACTGGGTTTCACTCTTGATTCGTGTTCCGCTGATGCTCGCCATGATTCAGTTCATGACGATGCGTCCGGTTTACGATGGGAACCGTCCGATCATCAATCTGACCGACTTCGGCGAGCAGATGGCAGCGCACGGCGTTATCTACGCATCGATCTTTTTGTTCGTCAAATTGCTGGTGCTTGGGTTGAGCGTCTGGTATATCCCGCGGCTATTGATTGCCACCGTCGCACTGCCATTCTTCTGTGGATACGATTGGTCGATCGATACGCAGCTGAATGATAAGTTCGAGAAGACCTACCACCGTAATTACTACGGCCTGGCGGCATCGGCCTGTGGAACGTTTTTGCTTTGTGTGGCTTCGATCGCTCCGATCGTGGACACTGGGTCATCCCGCGTGCTGAATACCGAGTTTTCGCCGCTGCAGCCGGTGCTGCGGTCGAACGTTTGGCTGACGATCCACGTGCTCACGATCGTGGCCAGCTACGGGGCTGGCATCTTGGCATGGGGACTGGGTTGGCTGGCGCTGGGGTATTACATGTTCGGACGGTATCGTGCTCCGGTGGTCGCCAGTCCGCTCAACGCAGGACTCGCCCCGGCTCATTCGCATAGCCCTCAGATGAGCTACCGTCCGCCGGAAGAGTGCTTCACGCTTGGTCAGCATTGTTATCGTGCCATCCAAGTCGCCGTGCTGCTGCTGGCCACCGGGACGATCCTGGGTGGTATCTGGGCGGACGTTTCCTGGGGCCGGTTCTGGGGCTGGGATCCGAAAGAAGTCTGGGCCTTGGTGACGCTGCTGATTTACGTGGCCATCCTGCACGCTCGCTTCGCCGGTTGGTTCAACAATTTCGGCCTGGTCGTGGGAACGATCATCGGCTTCTCGGCGATTGTCGGCAGCTGGTACGGGGTGAACTTCCTGTTGCCGCTGTTCAAAGGGGGCGATGCTGTTGGTCTGCACTCGTACGGCAGCGGTGGCAAGGGAAGCGAAATCATGGTGATGGGCTTCGTCGCCGCCAACTGGGTCGCCCTGGGATTCGTCGCCCTCAGGTTCCAACTCTCGAAGCTTTCCGTCGTCGATGAAAACGAGGTCGAGGAAGTGGTCATCAAGGATGACCTGACCAACGAGAGTGAAGCCTCGGAAGAAGAGGATTTGGTCGATACGAAGTAG
- a CDS encoding MotA/TolQ/ExbB proton channel family protein — translation MQQTDAPKISQSIAAKLGWPILIGSALTVLFYGAIHFGIIPHHPLLRYVTAHPVEYVEVAMFMVGVAALLLKAGQLIGEFRSLSQVDLPPQENGRDKIEQAPLLLDALKQLPESFHSTLLFQRLSKGLQHVHASQTASNLQDELKYLADIDQEKCEHDYSMVRIVIWATPMLGFLGTVIGITLALGNLSPEALVNEPKVAMESLLQGLSVAFDTTALALTLSIGLMFAQFVLGRVESELLGNVDSIAADELTARFETEGSATDPSVLAVKKMAERTIQTTQDLVVRQTELWRDTVSSAHQHWQRLISTSSEQMETALHNALTESLKTHADAFAAAQQHTIQRSAEQLNGVVDALYQVSSSIHAQHEQLTEQGTILLKVVEATGEVANLEHSLNRNLETLAGKQHFEETVQSLAATIHLLNSRMSGGGHTSVQLDRKDKGQAA, via the coding sequence GTGCAACAGACGGACGCCCCCAAAATTTCCCAGTCCATCGCCGCAAAGCTGGGTTGGCCGATTCTGATCGGTTCAGCTCTGACGGTCTTGTTCTACGGTGCTATCCATTTTGGCATTATTCCCCATCATCCCCTGCTTCGCTACGTCACCGCTCACCCGGTCGAGTACGTGGAAGTCGCTATGTTTATGGTGGGTGTCGCTGCCTTGCTATTGAAGGCTGGCCAACTGATCGGCGAGTTCCGCTCGCTGAGCCAGGTCGATCTGCCGCCTCAAGAGAACGGCCGCGACAAGATCGAACAGGCCCCGCTTTTACTCGATGCGCTAAAGCAATTGCCGGAGTCATTTCACTCGACACTTTTGTTTCAGCGGCTCTCCAAGGGCTTGCAGCATGTCCATGCCAGCCAGACCGCCTCGAACCTGCAGGATGAACTGAAATACCTGGCCGACATCGATCAAGAAAAGTGCGAACACGACTATTCGATGGTTCGCATCGTGATCTGGGCCACGCCGATGCTGGGCTTTTTGGGTACCGTCATCGGTATCACGCTCGCTCTGGGCAATCTTTCACCGGAAGCCTTGGTCAACGAACCGAAAGTCGCCATGGAAAGCCTGTTGCAAGGGCTGAGCGTGGCGTTCGATACGACGGCGCTCGCTTTAACGCTTTCGATTGGACTGATGTTCGCCCAGTTTGTGCTCGGACGCGTCGAGTCCGAACTGCTTGGCAACGTCGATTCCATCGCGGCAGACGAACTGACCGCACGGTTTGAAACCGAAGGGAGCGCCACCGACCCGAGCGTTCTGGCCGTCAAAAAGATGGCCGAACGAACCATCCAAACGACGCAAGATCTGGTGGTCCGTCAAACCGAGCTTTGGCGAGATACGGTTTCCTCCGCGCATCAACATTGGCAGCGACTCATTTCCACCAGCAGCGAGCAGATGGAAACGGCACTGCACAATGCGTTGACCGAATCGCTCAAAACGCATGCCGATGCGTTCGCCGCTGCCCAGCAGCATACGATTCAACGTTCGGCAGAGCAGCTCAACGGAGTTGTCGATGCGTTGTACCAGGTCAGCTCTTCGATCCATGCCCAGCATGAACAACTGACCGAGCAAGGAACGATTCTGCTGAAGGTGGTCGAAGCGACCGGCGAGGTTGCCAACCTGGAACACTCCCTCAATCGCAACCTGGAAACGCTGGCTGGCAAGCAGCACTTTGAGGAAACGGTCCAAAGCCTGGCCGCGACCATTCACTTGCTCAACTCGCGGATGTCCGGCGGTGGACATACTTCGGTTCAGCTCGATCGCAAGGACAAAGGTCAAGCCGCGTGA
- a CDS encoding ribbon-helix-helix domain-containing protein produces the protein MASSLNLSLTDELRAFIDENSGDGTLYSTPSEFVRDVLRQRKLEMEAERIRGAIISGYEDAIAGRTYEYEGNLKALLKKAKK, from the coding sequence ATGGCTAGTTCACTAAATCTTTCTTTGACCGATGAATTGCGCGCGTTCATCGATGAAAACTCGGGAGATGGAACTTTGTATTCCACTCCCAGCGAGTTCGTTCGCGACGTCCTCAGGCAGCGAAAACTGGAGATGGAAGCAGAGAGAATTCGCGGAGCCATCATCTCCGGCTACGAAGATGCCATTGCCGGTCGGACCTACGAGTACGAAGGGAACCTGAAGGCTCTTCTGAAGAAAGCCAAGAAGTGA
- a CDS encoding type 1 glutamine amidotransferase: MNDYRYLLIQIRDFEDPIRQQEIGCFADALRCPPESITVFDLLSTSLDASHLAEVDMVMIGGSGRYSVTSSAPWMQKALVSLQYLLDSGKPTFASCWGFQSLARAAGGKVIHDLEHAELGTSLVTLTEAGKLDPIFSHLPESFEAYMGHEDRVIELPPGTTLLASTERVAQQAFRFDGRPVYCTQFHPELTLPTLISRVEAYPEYCERIAKVPYDVFRRQCQAAPQCETLLRLFRDHFLD; this comes from the coding sequence ATGAACGACTATCGTTACCTTTTGATCCAGATTCGCGATTTCGAGGATCCGATTCGTCAGCAAGAGATCGGCTGTTTTGCCGACGCGCTGCGATGCCCCCCAGAGTCGATCACGGTCTTCGATCTGCTATCGACGAGCCTGGATGCCTCGCATCTGGCGGAGGTCGACATGGTTATGATCGGTGGTTCCGGACGTTACAGCGTCACCAGCAGCGCACCATGGATGCAGAAGGCGCTGGTCAGCTTGCAGTATTTGCTCGACAGTGGAAAACCAACGTTTGCGTCGTGCTGGGGATTTCAATCGTTGGCCAGGGCCGCCGGAGGCAAGGTCATTCATGACTTAGAGCACGCCGAACTGGGAACCAGCCTGGTTACGTTGACCGAGGCTGGCAAGCTCGATCCGATATTCTCGCATCTCCCAGAGAGCTTCGAGGCCTACATGGGGCACGAAGACCGCGTGATCGAGTTACCGCCAGGGACGACGCTGTTGGCCTCGACCGAGAGGGTTGCTCAGCAGGCCTTTCGGTTTGACGGACGCCCCGTTTACTGCACGCAGTTCCATCCAGAACTCACGCTGCCAACTCTGATTAGCCGCGTAGAAGCTTACCCGGAATATTGCGAACGTATCGCCAAAGTTCCGTACGACGTTTTTCGTCGGCAGTGCCAAGCGGCCCCGCAATGCGAAACCTTACTCCGGCTCTTCCGTGATCATTTTCTTGACTAA